The sequence ATTACCCAAAAATTATCCTTATGGTTATTCCCGCGCCAACTCCAACGCTGGCCCAGAGAGAAAGCTGAGAAATGGGGCGGATGGCTTTTATTCGGGTTATTTACTCTCATTTTTCTTTGGGAAGAACTTTGGAATTTAGAAAACACTGCCTACCTCAGCGCTTGGTTACTATTATTAATTACCGCTGGCGCCATGATTTTCTCAGCTTTATTCGAGCGGCGATTTTGGTGTCGTTACCTATGTCCCATTGGTGGCATGAATGGATTATTTGCTAAACTGTCCATGACAGAATTAAGAGCACAACAAGGAATATGTTCCGCCACCTGTACCACTTATCAATGCTATAAAGGCGGGCCGCAAAAAGGCGAAGGTATGGAAACTTTGGGGTGTCCTGTTTATTCTCACCCAGCACAATTAGAAGATAACCGAGATTGTGTATTGTGCATGACTTGTTTAAAAGCTTGTCCCCATCGTTCCGTAGAGTTTAACTTACGTCCTCCAGGAATTGAACTTTGGACAACTCACGTCGCCCACAACTACGAAGTCGCACTGTTATTTTTATTATTGGGTGGAGTATATTTACATCGTTTACCAGAATTGCAAACTTTGCTAGGATTACAAATAGATTTAAATCAGTTTTGGCAACACTTGGGATTATCCTTATTAACATTAATTCTCCCAACAACTATTCCCCTAGCAGCTTATGGTTTGATGAAAATTTTCAATTCTCGCCGTCAACCTAAATCATTTGTAGAGCTAGCTTATGGTTATTTACCCTTAGTGTTGGGGGGAAGTTTAGCGCATTATTTGCGCTTAGGTTTAGGAGAAGGAGGACAAATTTTATCTGTGACTTTAGCCACATTTGGTCTACAAAATGAACAATTGCCAATATTAGTAGCGCATCCAGCCGTAGTTGCATTTTTGCAAGGTTTTACATTAATATTTTCCTTACTTTTGACAATTGTTTTGACACAAAAAATTGCTCGACAATCCTTTAGAGCTATGTTTTGGCAACATCTATCAGCAGTTGCTTTGGGTATGAGTATGTGGGCGATGATTGTGTTTTGAACTTCCCTGATGTCATCAGTAAAATCAGCATTGCTCACCGCATCCGGGCTTGGTAAGCAATGTCTATAATACTGAAGATTTTTACCAAAATCAAACCGGATTTCTGTCTAGAAATAGCCTCAACATTAAAACTAATGCAAGTTCTCAAAAGAGCCATCAAACCACAAACCTATATATCGTTCCTCCACATCTACCAAACAACTTGGGGAACCGCTGGTGATATCTGCTTAATTCGTGAATCTGTAGCTGAAGAAAGTACAGCCAAATTTGTCGGGCGCAAAATTCAACTAGCACTACCAAAAGGACTAGAACGCGATCGCTTGGCAAATTGTCCGATAATTAAAGTAGCAGGTAATGTCGGCGACGGACATCCTAAAGATCATCCCTTAGAATGGGAAGTTTATGAAGGCGTAGATCCAGAAATCGCCCTCGCTGCTCTCAAACCTTGGGGTTTCAAGCTAATTGAACTCTAAGTATTAATATTAAAGCGATCGCCAGTAAGGTGTGTTGTGGCACAGCGCAACGCACCTTAAATTTTTGTGAAATTATTACAGTTGTGGAGACGTAAAACTTTATGTCTTTAAAAGTATGGCCGTAGCCACATCAGCGTTTGTAAATGTATACTTGTTAGTCTAATGCATCTGCATCTGGCAAATATTCGCCAAATTCATTACCGCTAGTTTTCTTGGTGAACCAACCTATATAGCCTCATCTAAACGTTTGGTTGTCGATATATATGCTACTATGATTTTCCTTAAATATTTTTTCTCACGCTAGCGTCCTCCTCTGCGTGAGACTGTCGCCGACTTTGCAGTTTGAAGGCGGTGGAGTGCGGGAGAGCGATCGCACTTTGTGGTAATTTACGTTATGTATGGCGACTCAACCTTAACCAGAAAAGCTCTCCATTAATTCCACACATTTTTGCATTTGCTGACGCACCGTATCCCTATCTCCGTGAAACCTCCTTCCATGTCCTGGTAACACCCACTCAAAAGAGTAACCAGCCAACTTCCGCATAGATTTAATCTGTTCTGACCAAGAATACCAGCAGAAATCACGGAAAGCAGCTAACTGATGGTAAGATTCTGACCAAGCGAGATGGTCGCCAGTGAAAAGAAACTTATTTTTATATAGTAAAACCGTGTGCCCTCTGCTATGACCTGGAACAGGAATAATCAGCAAATCAGGAGACAAAGCAAATTCTTCTGCACCAGTTAGCTGTATTTCCACATTGCGAGTATCTGCAGTAATATCATCAGCATGAAGGATGCGCTGACTTTGAAAATGTTCAGCAAACTTTTGATGATCTGCGACATCATCCCTGTGAGTTAAATATATGTAGCGAATTCCTCCCATTTCTTCCAATCGCTTCACCAAAGGAGGCGTAAACCGGGGTGAATCCACCAAAATATTTCCCTCTGCTAACTGAATAAAATAGCTAGCAGCACCATAAGATTTTTCCGAATGATAGCCGCAATGATAAACATTTTCTGTCACTAAAATCGGCAAACTTTCTTGAGCCGCTTTGACATCTTTTGGTTTTTCAACAGTACCAATAGAACTAGTAGGACAAGCCAAAAGTGCTTGCAAAGCCGCTAATCTTTCCGCCTCATTCGTTGGTTGATGATACACCGCCGACTGTTCATCATTGCGATTAAACACCTCCGGAGTCATCCAGCGACAAGTATCGCAATCAATACAAGTAGTATCCACATAAAAATCGCCATCAATATTTTCAGAGCGACGCAGTTTTAAAGTAGCCATATCAAACCTCTTTGCGCCCAGCGAGCAATCTTATATGACTACCCTAACAAAAATGCTGCCAGACTACAGACACCACTAGAGATAAATATGTCCAAAAAAATCTTGTACCAATTCTCTAAATTTTGGCAACAAATAACCTGTAATACCATTTGACTTTAATCATGATACAAATACGGTTATAAGGGCGTACGGCCGTACACCCCTACAAGCGATTGTATATGTATCAAAATTTTGGTAAATTGGTATAAGTGCGTAGGCTCCTACCAATTTATCTGTTGTTTTCTTTTCGGGAATTGGTATTACTATCAGCAGGACAGGCGAAAACTTAACCAAACACATTCGCTGATAAATTTTCCAATATACTTAATTGTGCCAATTTTAACTGTTTATATACTGTTTATATCTTGTTAAATTTTGGATTTTGAAACATCAATCCAAAATCCAAAATTTAAAATCTAAAATTAGGTTGTTCTTAGTTTTCTATGCCAAGGGCCCCAAATTGCTAGCGTAATTCCTGGAGTTTGGATATTCACAAACATGGTGTCGCCATCGGGTGAGAAACAAGCACCAGCAAATTCACTACCGTTAATAGCGTTAGCGGCAAATTTATACAATTCCCCTTCCGGATTCACACCGATAACGAATTCGGTATCGCTACCATCTTCACAAAGGAACAAATCGCCAAAAGGAGCTACGGTAATGTTATCAGGGTTATTTAGCTCCCCACTATTGGTAGACTCAACAATCAGAGTGAGAGTACCACTGTTAGGGTCGCGTGTGTTGGGTTTATAGGCGAAAACTTGGCCTTGTCCGATGTCACCACCACTGGTAGAAACAAAATAGATTATGCCATCCGCATACCAAGCACCTTCACCGCGCACAAAAATAGCTGCGCCCTTGCTTTGTGCTTGATACCGCACAGAAGTAGTCAAGTCATTCGTCGCGGGGTCAACATTATCAATTTTTACCCAGCTAACAGGTAAAGGTTGGTTTTTATATTGCTGAAAATTCTTACCAGTGTTAACCTTGGGCATTCCTTCAATCACTAAAGCTTCCAAAACTCCACCACTCCGGAGGTCGCCCCTTTGATTAGGACGGAAGCGATAGAAACTGCTACCACCATCATCTTCAGTTTCATAGACCCATCCATTTCTGGGATCAACAGCCACCGCTTCATGGTTAAAGCGACCCATCGCCACGAGGGGAACTGGCTCTGCTACTTGAATATTCGCTGTTGCTGGTACCTCAAAGTTATAACCGTGTCTTTTGCTAGCACCACCAGTAGGCGGTAAGGTGAGATTTTCTTCACAGCTAATCCAAGAACCCCAAGGCGTCGGGCCTCCAGCGCAGTTACGAATCGTCCCCGCCAAAGAAACAAAATGTCTTGTCACACGGCGGTCAGGGCCAATCACCAAAGTCGTTGTACCACCACCAATTTGGTCATATCTTGGCGACGCTATCAATCCACTGGTTTCACTGGGGCCCAACTCATGATTTCGCACCAAAATTGTGTTGTTTCTTGGGCCTTTAAAAGCAGCCATACCATCATGACCACCCCGCACTAACGCACCATCATCCATAGTTTGACCTGTAACCGAGATGGCGGTGTATTTGAAATTTTTAGGCAATTCCAGTAGAGGAGTACGGCCTAAATCAATTCCACCGAGAACCACACCCACAAGTTCATCAGCATTTACAGGTAGCGTTGCTTCTAACGGCCCATAACCGATTCCCAACGGCCCTCTACCACGAGGAGATCTAGCATACAAAGCTTCCAAAGGAGAAAGCATCGTCGCACCAATCGCACTTGCACCTGCTAACTTAAAAAAATGACGCCTTGAAAAACTCATGACAAAAAATTTTCAACAACATTCAAGCCTTAAATCATAAGGTTTTTGTTTAAAAAAATTAGTAAGATATGGTTAAGCTTTAGTATTAATAATTATTAGCAATAATGCCATGTTTCATATCAGTTTATCACTCACAAATTTTGATAGTATCTGAATTAAAATAGCCAACACCGCTGTAAAACTCCGCGTTCCTTTGCGTTTAACTTTGCGTTCCTTTGCGTTTTATTCCTCTTCTTTATCTTGAAATAACCTCGATAAAAAAATGCGATCGCGCTTTCTAACCAACGCGATCGCACTTTTTTAATCTCTTCCTAAATCATCAAATACAGTCGGTCAATCGCCGCATTAATTAGGTGATGAGTAATTGGCAAACTATCCACCACCATCCCCAAACACAACAACATCATGTAGGAAATGGAATAGAGAAACAACTCTTTAGCAACAGTGCGATTCTCCGGATTTTGCAACAAGCGCCAAGACTTACGAATAAAAACAGCGCCTAAACCCAAAGCCATCGCCCCATAAACCAATCCACTCGCCTGTAAAGGAAAAACTAGTAACAGCGTTGCAGCGACTGTTACCAAAGTGTAATACCAAATTTGCTTGACTGTAGCCGTATCACCCACAACTACAGGTAACATTGGTATCCCAACCTTTGCGTAATCATCCCGAATCATCAGCGCCAAAGCCCAGAAATGCGGTGGTGTCCAGACAAAGACGATCGCAAAAATCAACCATGCTGCCCAGCTTAAAGAGCCAGTAACAGCAGCCCAACCCACCAAAGCGGGAATCGCTCCAGCCGCCCCACCAATCACAATATTCTGGGTGCTGTGACGTTTCAGCCAGTGGGTATAAACCAGAACATAAAAAACGATACCAGAGAAAGCGAGTAAAGCCGCTAAAAGATTAGCGAATACTGCCAACAGAGTAAAAGAAATCACAGCCAGAGCGATCGCAAAAATTAACGCCTCATGGGGCTGTATCTTACCAGCAGGCATAGGGCGATGGCGCGTCCGCTCCATTTCATAATCAATATCTCGGTCGTAGATACAATTAATTGTCTGAGCGCTAGCAGCCGCCGAAGTGCCACCAGTAAGAGTTACTAGCAACAGCAATGGGTCAACTTCTCCCTTAGCCGCAATCCACATACTCCCAGCAGTAGTAATTAACAGTAAGGGAATAATCCGTGGCTTAGTGAGCTGGTAATAGCTTTGAATTACCTGGAGAAACGTTTCGTGGTGGCGAGAGACATTAGTCTCAATCATGTTGGCTAATTTTCCTTCTTTTTCAACAAATTATTTGCACGCGCTTGAGGAGAGGATGAGGAGGTTGAAGAGGATAGGAAAGTGTGGAAGGAGGGGGAAGATGGGGAACCATAAATTCTTATTTCTCCCCACACTCCCTCATCTCCCCACACTCCCCACACTCCCCCCCTCTCCCCTGTAAGGGTGCAATTAGAGACAAGGGTTTGTGTAGTTCCACCACTGCTCTCAAAGAAACCGGAAACAAGTTAGGGATTCGCTCCATTCGCCGGTGTGCTTGTATCATTAACTATGACAGCGACGGGGTAGCTATTGATTTGGCGGCTATCAACCCAGTCACGCCATGCAAGCACGGTGAAAGCCACCAAAGTTCCCAACAAAGCTGCACCCACAGCTTGGTGAGAGACAGTGAGCGGCTCGACTTGCAGATGTAATCGGAATGTGGCAAATCCCAACAAGATTTGCAAAATCAATAACGAGCCAGCCATTTTTGCTAATCGCCGCAAAGCTGGATGTAGTGCAGGTGTCCGCCAGGAAATGATGACCACAGCTAAAGTTGCCACAGTGGGCGGAACTAAGCCAAAAATATGACTGTACATCACACTACACAGTTGGGATGTACCCAAGCATTGATGTAGCGCCCAACGAGAACCGACCAAGGCGCCCAGGAGACTTTGCAAATAAACCAGAATCGCCGCAGTTAAACCTACCCAAGGTAATTTTCCGACATTTCCAGTTCCTTGATAAGGGGCGAGTGCCGTACCGATAATTAAGAGGGTGGTGAAAAACAATAGCGCCGTTCCCAAGTGAGCGGTAACAATAT is a genomic window of Fortiea contorta PCC 7126 containing:
- a CDS encoding MBL fold metallo-hydrolase, translated to MATLKLRRSENIDGDFYVDTTCIDCDTCRWMTPEVFNRNDEQSAVYHQPTNEAERLAALQALLACPTSSIGTVEKPKDVKAAQESLPILVTENVYHCGYHSEKSYGAASYFIQLAEGNILVDSPRFTPPLVKRLEEMGGIRYIYLTHRDDVADHQKFAEHFQSQRILHADDITADTRNVEIQLTGAEEFALSPDLLIIPVPGHSRGHTVLLYKNKFLFTGDHLAWSESYHQLAAFRDFCWYSWSEQIKSMRKLAGYSFEWVLPGHGRRFHGDRDTVRQQMQKCVELMESFSG
- a CDS encoding alkaline phosphatase PhoX; amino-acid sequence: MSFSRRHFFKLAGASAIGATMLSPLEALYARSPRGRGPLGIGYGPLEATLPVNADELVGVVLGGIDLGRTPLLELPKNFKYTAISVTGQTMDDGALVRGGHDGMAAFKGPRNNTILVRNHELGPSETSGLIASPRYDQIGGGTTTLVIGPDRRVTRHFVSLAGTIRNCAGGPTPWGSWISCEENLTLPPTGGASKRHGYNFEVPATANIQVAEPVPLVAMGRFNHEAVAVDPRNGWVYETEDDGGSSFYRFRPNQRGDLRSGGVLEALVIEGMPKVNTGKNFQQYKNQPLPVSWVKIDNVDPATNDLTTSVRYQAQSKGAAIFVRGEGAWYADGIIYFVSTSGGDIGQGQVFAYKPNTRDPNSGTLTLIVESTNSGELNNPDNITVAPFGDLFLCEDGSDTEFVIGVNPEGELYKFAANAINGSEFAGACFSPDGDTMFVNIQTPGITLAIWGPWHRKLRTT
- a CDS encoding heme o synthase → MIETNVSRHHETFLQVIQSYYQLTKPRIIPLLLITTAGSMWIAAKGEVDPLLLLVTLTGGTSAAASAQTINCIYDRDIDYEMERTRHRPMPAGKIQPHEALIFAIALAVISFTLLAVFANLLAALLAFSGIVFYVLVYTHWLKRHSTQNIVIGGAAGAIPALVGWAAVTGSLSWAAWLIFAIVFVWTPPHFWALALMIRDDYAKVGIPMLPVVVGDTATVKQIWYYTLVTVAATLLLVFPLQASGLVYGAMALGLGAVFIRKSWRLLQNPENRTVAKELFLYSISYMMLLCLGMVVDSLPITHHLINAAIDRLYLMI
- a CDS encoding COX15/CtaA family protein — translated: MNEFVVQQQNEAVTAATRQQKPQELIRSLVWKICIATLILMAIGSATRVMNAGLACPDWPLCYGELVPAKQMNLQVFLEWFHRLDAALIGISAIALVGLSWWHRHVLPNWLPWASTFALFLIVFQGILGGLTVTELLRFDIVTAHLGTALLFFTTLLIIGTALAPYQGTGNVGKLPWVGLTAAILVYLQSLLGALVGSRWALHQCLGTSQLCSVMYSHIFGLVPPTVATLAVVIISWRTPALHPALRRLAKMAGSLLILQILLGFATFRLHLQVEPLTVSHQAVGAALLGTLVAFTVLAWRDWVDSRQINSYPVAVIVNDTSTPANGANP